One region of Streptomyces davaonensis JCM 4913 genomic DNA includes:
- a CDS encoding ribonuclease HII: MPYEPPTHTVERSLRATTGAKIIAGVDEVGRGAWAGPVTVCAAVTGLRRPPEGLTDSKLLTVKRRTALAVELEKWVTSYALGHASPEEIDDLGMTAALRLAAVRALEALPVRPEAVILDGKHDYLGDPWRVRTVIKGDQSCVAVAAASVIAKVQRDKMMAELGIDHADFGFADNAGYPSPVHKAALEERGPTPYHRLSWAYLDALPQWRHLKKARSWAERSVPAIEGQLGFDF; the protein is encoded by the coding sequence ATGCCGTACGAACCACCTACCCACACCGTCGAGCGCTCCCTTCGCGCAACGACCGGAGCGAAGATCATTGCCGGTGTCGACGAGGTGGGGCGCGGCGCCTGGGCCGGGCCCGTCACCGTCTGCGCGGCCGTCACCGGATTGCGTCGGCCCCCCGAGGGTCTCACCGACTCCAAGCTGCTCACCGTCAAGCGGCGCACCGCGCTGGCCGTGGAGTTGGAGAAGTGGGTGACGTCGTACGCGCTCGGTCACGCCTCGCCGGAGGAGATCGACGATCTGGGGATGACGGCCGCGCTGCGACTGGCCGCCGTGCGCGCCCTGGAAGCCCTGCCGGTCCGTCCGGAAGCCGTGATCCTCGACGGCAAGCACGATTACCTGGGGGACCCCTGGCGGGTCCGTACGGTGATCAAGGGTGACCAGTCGTGCGTGGCGGTCGCGGCGGCTTCGGTGATCGCCAAGGTTCAGCGCGACAAAATGATGGCCGAACTGGGTATCGACCATGCAGACTTCGGTTTTGCGGACAATGCCGGGTATCCGTCACCCGTGCACAAGGCCGCGCTGGAGGAGCGGGGACCCACCCCGTACCACCGCTTGTCGTGGGCGTATCTTGATGCGCTGCCCCAGTGGCGGCACCTCAAGAAGGCCCGCAGCTGGGCGGAACGGAGCGTTCCGGCGATCGAAGGCCAGCTCGGCTTCGATTTCTGA
- a CDS encoding TetR/AcrR family transcriptional regulator gives MVTSRWTAAPAQAASMRRRGAVLERAILDATLEQLSTVGWNGLTMEGVAAGAQTGKAAVYRRWPSKEDLVADALKSGLPRIDAVPDLGSVREDLLALCRLAREAMYSRPGFALRAVIHECDQIQAERFHSVIFDGVVEPTLRLLREVITRGIERGEVRSDAANACVFDAIPAMMMYRSKMRGSEWDDEELAEMIDQLMLPLLRPSEG, from the coding sequence ATGGTTACCTCGCGCTGGACGGCCGCCCCCGCTCAGGCGGCCTCGATGCGCCGGCGCGGCGCCGTACTGGAACGCGCCATCCTCGACGCCACGCTGGAACAGCTCAGCACGGTCGGCTGGAACGGCCTCACCATGGAGGGCGTCGCCGCCGGCGCCCAGACCGGCAAGGCCGCGGTCTACCGCCGCTGGCCCTCCAAGGAAGATCTCGTGGCCGACGCACTGAAGTCCGGACTGCCGCGTATCGACGCCGTGCCGGATCTGGGCAGCGTGCGGGAGGACCTGCTCGCACTGTGTCGCCTCGCGCGGGAGGCCATGTACTCGCGCCCTGGTTTCGCGCTCCGTGCGGTCATTCACGAATGCGATCAGATCCAGGCGGAGCGGTTCCACAGTGTGATCTTCGACGGTGTCGTCGAGCCGACTCTCAGACTGCTGCGCGAGGTCATCACCCGCGGAATAGAGCGAGGTGAAGTGCGCTCCGACGCGGCCAACGCGTGCGTCTTCGATGCCATCCCGGCCATGATGATGTACCGGTCCAAGATGCGCGGAAGCGAATGGGACGACGAGGAGCTGGCGGAGATGATCGATCAGCTGATGCTGCCGCTGCTCAGGCCGAGCGAGGGCTGA
- a CDS encoding MFS transporter: MTTSQLIQDQKPGAARRQGRPGIALAVIAACQLMVVLDATIVNIALPHIQDALKFSTTDLTWVVSSYTLTFGGLLLLGGRAGDILGRRRVFMTGILLFTFASLLGGLAQEPWQLLAARVLQGVGGAIASPTSLALITTTFPEGPERNRAFGVFAAVSAGGGAIGLLAGGMLTEWLDWRWVLFVNVPIGVLIAVLTPLYINESERHTGRFDIAGAMTSTLGMASLVYGFIRAADEGWRDSLTIGSFVAAVPLLLAFAFIESRAKEPITPLRMFADRNRSGTYVIMLSLAAAMFGMFFYIVLFVQNVLEYSPIEAGLAFLPVTVVIAIGAGLSQRFLPVLGPKPFMLTGSALVVVGLAWQALISADSSYVGGVLGPMLLFGFGMGLNFVTLTITAVSGVAQHEAGAASGLLNAMQQVGGSLGLSILTTVFGSASKDEAEKQVAQFMAEASPEQKAQFAETQQLPAPWGHEVLTQGISMGFVAAAAMGVLALATAWFVIKVRKSDLEALSGTAGPVAG; encoded by the coding sequence GTGACAACCTCTCAGTTGATTCAGGACCAGAAGCCAGGTGCGGCCCGCAGGCAGGGCCGACCCGGTATAGCGCTCGCCGTCATCGCGGCCTGCCAACTCATGGTGGTACTCGACGCGACGATTGTGAACATCGCACTCCCGCACATTCAAGACGCACTCAAGTTCAGTACGACCGACCTCACCTGGGTCGTCAGTTCCTACACCCTCACCTTCGGCGGTCTGCTGCTTCTCGGCGGCCGGGCCGGTGACATCCTCGGCCGCCGCCGGGTCTTCATGACCGGCATCCTGCTCTTCACCTTCGCCTCGCTGCTCGGCGGACTCGCCCAGGAGCCCTGGCAGTTGCTCGCCGCACGCGTGCTCCAGGGCGTGGGTGGCGCCATCGCGTCGCCGACCTCGCTGGCGCTCATCACCACGACATTCCCCGAAGGGCCGGAACGGAACCGGGCGTTCGGCGTCTTCGCCGCCGTCTCCGCGGGCGGCGGCGCCATCGGACTGCTCGCCGGCGGCATGCTCACCGAGTGGCTCGACTGGCGGTGGGTGCTCTTCGTCAATGTCCCGATCGGCGTTCTGATCGCCGTGCTCACCCCGCTCTACATCAACGAGTCCGAACGGCACACCGGCCGCTTCGACATCGCGGGCGCGATGACGTCGACGCTGGGCATGGCCTCCCTCGTCTATGGCTTCATCCGCGCCGCCGACGAGGGCTGGCGCGACAGCCTGACCATCGGTTCCTTCGTCGCCGCAGTGCCTCTGCTGCTCGCCTTCGCGTTCATCGAGTCGCGGGCCAAGGAGCCGATCACCCCGCTGCGGATGTTCGCCGACCGCAACCGCTCCGGCACATACGTGATCATGCTGAGCCTGGCCGCGGCGATGTTCGGCATGTTCTTCTACATCGTGCTCTTCGTGCAGAACGTGCTGGAGTACAGCCCGATCGAGGCGGGCCTCGCCTTCCTGCCGGTGACCGTGGTCATCGCCATCGGCGCGGGTCTGTCGCAGCGATTCCTGCCGGTCCTCGGCCCCAAGCCGTTCATGCTCACCGGTTCGGCGCTGGTTGTGGTCGGACTGGCCTGGCAGGCCCTCATCAGCGCGGACAGCTCGTACGTGGGCGGCGTGCTCGGACCGATGCTGCTGTTCGGCTTCGGCATGGGGCTGAATTTCGTGACGCTGACGATCACTGCCGTCTCCGGGGTCGCCCAGCACGAGGCCGGCGCGGCATCCGGTCTGCTCAACGCCATGCAGCAGGTGGGCGGGTCGCTCGGTCTGTCCATCCTGACGACGGTGTTCGGCTCGGCCAGCAAGGACGAGGCGGAGAAGCAGGTGGCGCAGTTCATGGCCGAGGCATCTCCGGAACAGAAGGCCCAGTTCGCCGAGACCCAGCAATTGCCCGCGCCCTGGGGGCACGAGGTACTCACCCAAGGCATCTCGATGGGCTTCGTGGCAGCCGCCGCGATGGGTGTACTCGCCCTGGCCACCGCCTGGTTCGTGATCAAGGTCCGCAAAAGCGACCTGGAGGCTCTGTCCGGCACGGCCGGTCCCGTCGCTGGTTGA
- a CDS encoding ADP-ribosylglycohydrolase family protein has protein sequence MTADSSPYGRLDRALASLRGLSVGDALGSQYFVPANYPLLKRRELPDGPWQWTDDTEMACSVVAVLAAHHRIDQDALARSFAVHHDFDRGYGPAVNRLLRLVREGGDWRELAAALFNGQGSWGNGAAMRIAPLGAWYADDPEQATHQAEISAYPTHQHREAVVGSMAVAAAAALAGAPGGPASPEALLDGVIALVPKSAVGAGLRRARDMLDYGDAATVAAVLGCGRRTTAHDTVPFAIWSAARSLGDYEQAFWTTAQVGGDVDTTCAIVGGVLAASKAGVPPTEWVERTEAFPEWVPGAGVDTERSEG, from the coding sequence ATGACCGCTGATTCCTCACCCTACGGGCGCCTGGACCGCGCTCTTGCCAGCCTGCGCGGACTGTCCGTCGGAGACGCGCTGGGCTCCCAGTACTTCGTACCGGCGAATTACCCGCTGCTGAAGCGACGCGAGCTGCCGGACGGCCCCTGGCAGTGGACCGACGACACGGAGATGGCCTGTTCCGTGGTCGCTGTCCTCGCCGCCCACCACCGCATCGACCAGGACGCGCTCGCCCGCTCCTTCGCCGTGCACCATGACTTCGACCGGGGCTATGGCCCCGCTGTGAACCGCCTGCTGCGACTCGTCCGGGAGGGCGGCGACTGGCGTGAGCTGGCCGCGGCGCTCTTCAACGGCCAGGGCTCCTGGGGCAACGGCGCCGCGATGCGGATCGCGCCCCTGGGCGCCTGGTATGCGGACGACCCGGAGCAGGCCACCCACCAGGCCGAGATCTCGGCCTACCCCACGCATCAGCACCGCGAGGCTGTCGTCGGCTCGATGGCTGTCGCCGCCGCGGCGGCACTGGCCGGCGCGCCCGGCGGGCCGGCCAGCCCGGAGGCGCTCCTCGACGGCGTGATCGCGCTCGTCCCGAAGAGCGCGGTGGGCGCGGGGTTGCGCCGGGCGCGCGACATGCTCGACTACGGCGATGCCGCCACCGTCGCGGCCGTGCTGGGCTGCGGGCGGCGGACCACCGCCCATGACACCGTGCCCTTCGCGATCTGGTCGGCGGCACGGTCCCTCGGCGACTACGAGCAGGCGTTCTGGACGACCGCGCAGGTCGGCGGCGATGTGGACACCACGTGCGCCATCGTGGGCGGGGTGCTGGCCGCGAGCAAGGCCGGGGTTCCGCCGACGGAGTGGGTGGAGCGGACCGAGGCGTTCCCGGAGTGGGTTCCGGGTGCCGGCGTGGACACGGAGCGCTCAGAGGGCTGA
- a CDS encoding histidine phosphatase family protein, with protein MARPRRIILVRHGESTGNVDDTVYEREPDHALALTDRGWEQAEETGKRLREVFGREPVSVYVSPYRRTHETLRAFHLDPELIRVREEPRLREQDWGNWQDRDDVRLQKAYRDAYGHFFYRFAQGESGADVYDRVGGFLESLYRSFEAPDHPPNVLLVTHGLAMRLFCMRWFHWTVAEFESLSNPGNAEMRMLVLGDDGKYVLDRPFERWRDPEPYGITG; from the coding sequence ATGGCACGACCACGGCGCATCATCCTTGTCCGGCACGGCGAGTCAACGGGCAATGTTGATGACACCGTCTACGAGCGCGAACCCGACCACGCCCTGGCCCTCACCGACCGGGGTTGGGAGCAGGCCGAGGAGACGGGTAAACGGCTGCGCGAAGTGTTCGGCCGCGAGCCGGTCAGTGTCTACGTCTCCCCCTACCGGCGTACGCACGAGACGCTCCGCGCCTTCCATCTGGACCCCGAGCTAATACGCGTCCGCGAGGAGCCCAGGCTGCGTGAGCAGGACTGGGGGAACTGGCAGGACCGCGACGACGTACGCCTTCAGAAGGCCTACCGGGACGCCTACGGGCACTTCTTCTACCGCTTCGCCCAGGGCGAGTCCGGAGCCGATGTGTACGACCGGGTCGGCGGCTTCCTGGAGAGCCTGTACCGCAGCTTCGAGGCCCCCGACCACCCGCCGAACGTCCTGCTGGTGACCCACGGCCTGGCGATGCGCCTCTTCTGCATGCGGTGGTTCCACTGGACCGTCGCGGAATTCGAGTCGTTGTCGAATCCCGGGAACGCGGAGATGCGGATGCTCGTTCTGGGCGATGACGGCAAGTACGTGCTTGACCGGCCTTTCGAACGCTGGCGAGATCCGGAACCGTACGGAATCACCGGATAG
- a CDS encoding YdbC family protein, with the protein MLVKWIRCTVVDRRGFERGQRKWAGLLGEPGFRGQGGGWSRSRPGVAHIIAFWESRAFYDSFMARSHDRLAASQSGTFKDAQVKLFDHRFDVKTGFEPRFTDVDLLRVAHCRVHEERAEHFTLMQEKVWNPAMAGSPGMVRGMFGEAPGHEFLVLSMWLSAAEHGKYRAERVERLALRAQTEADVAALTGDIVEMEPSWTV; encoded by the coding sequence GTGCTGGTCAAGTGGATTCGCTGCACCGTGGTGGACCGCCGCGGTTTTGAGCGGGGGCAGCGAAAGTGGGCGGGGCTTCTGGGGGAGCCGGGGTTTCGGGGACAGGGAGGTGGCTGGAGCCGTAGCCGTCCGGGGGTGGCGCACATCATCGCCTTCTGGGAGAGCCGCGCCTTCTACGACTCCTTCATGGCGCGCTCCCACGACCGGCTGGCGGCGTCCCAGTCGGGCACCTTCAAGGACGCCCAGGTCAAACTCTTCGACCACCGTTTCGATGTGAAGACCGGTTTCGAGCCGCGCTTCACCGATGTCGATCTGCTCCGCGTCGCGCACTGCCGGGTGCACGAGGAGCGTGCCGAGCACTTCACGCTCATGCAGGAGAAGGTCTGGAACCCCGCCATGGCGGGCTCGCCCGGCATGGTCCGCGGGATGTTCGGCGAGGCGCCGGGCCACGAGTTCCTCGTCCTGTCGATGTGGCTGTCGGCCGCCGAGCACGGCAAGTACCGGGCCGAACGGGTCGAGCGACTGGCCCTGCGCGCTCAGACGGAGGCCGATGTCGCCGCGCTCACCGGGGACATCGTGGAGATGGAACCCAGCTGGACGGTCTGA
- a CDS encoding TerD family protein codes for MNGLNKGIRKVEIALKWDPSPPGQPPTDLDLVAATYLASDPYGDPAFVVHFDSRSPDGTIYLNRDSHDGKGFGWDEVMTLELNRLDSRYARVVVGVVIQQRSLERTFVNVIHPGLRIREGYTDLATDDFGSVLGATAATVAEFARQEDATWDFHPGIYGYEDDPATFTRAMGKTHQP; via the coding sequence GTGAACGGCCTCAACAAGGGGATCCGTAAGGTCGAGATCGCACTCAAGTGGGACCCGAGTCCGCCGGGGCAGCCGCCCACCGACCTCGATCTCGTCGCCGCGACCTACCTGGCGAGCGACCCATATGGCGATCCGGCCTTCGTCGTGCACTTCGACAGCCGATCCCCCGACGGCACCATCTATCTCAACCGCGACAGCCACGACGGCAAGGGCTTCGGCTGGGACGAGGTCATGACGCTGGAACTCAACCGACTGGACAGCCGGTACGCGCGCGTGGTGGTCGGTGTCGTCATACAGCAGCGGTCCTTGGAGCGCACCTTCGTCAATGTGATCCACCCCGGCCTGCGCATCCGCGAGGGCTACACCGACCTGGCCACGGACGACTTCGGCAGCGTCCTGGGCGCTACGGCGGCCACCGTCGCGGAGTTCGCCCGCCAGGAGGACGCCACCTGGGACTTCCACCCCGGCATCTACGGCTACGAGGACGACCCCGCGACCTTCACCCGGGCCATGGGCAAGACCCACCAGCCCTGA
- a CDS encoding nuclear transport factor 2 family protein: protein MSETENTRLMERIFAGLAKGDGMPLADSLADDFRWTIIGTTSWSGTYEGKQTVLKELFRPLLAQFADTYTNTHNDSSPRAITSSWSAAGAPPRRTGSRTTTRIAGCAISRTANCGRSPSTATPT from the coding sequence ATGAGCGAGACCGAGAACACGCGCCTGATGGAGCGCATCTTCGCCGGGCTGGCGAAAGGGGACGGTATGCCTCTCGCCGACAGTCTCGCCGACGACTTCCGCTGGACGATCATCGGTACGACGAGTTGGTCCGGGACCTACGAGGGGAAACAGACCGTTCTCAAGGAGCTGTTCCGGCCGCTGCTGGCCCAGTTCGCGGACACGTACACGAACACCCACAACGATTCATCGCCGCGGGCGATCACGTCGTCGTGGAGTGCAGCGGGCGCGCCACCACGACGGACGGGAAGCCGTACCACAACACGTATTGCTGGGTGTGCCATATCGAGGACGGCGAACTGCGGGCGCTCACCGAGTACTGCGACACCGACCTGA